The following coding sequences lie in one Treponema sp. OMZ 790 genomic window:
- a CDS encoding DNA-binding domain-containing protein produces MLKYSLRENLLTPAPDDYMAQAQDVRSYTLDEIIDLMMDKGTTLTRADIAATLQVYGEVCAALIADGSAVNTPLMNTSLSISGTFNGAADSFDKKRHTVHLNLSAGTLLKEAVGKIKCEKVEAADTNPYITEVTDIVSGKVNEVLTAGGVVQLVGSRLKFDPKDTAQGIFFVPETGEAVRAAVIAENKPARLMAIIPADLPAGSWYIEVRTKYANATKQLKTLKSGRFGKALTRSS; encoded by the coding sequence ATGTTAAAGTATTCACTACGCGAAAACTTACTCACCCCTGCGCCGGACGACTACATGGCGCAGGCGCAGGACGTGCGCTCGTACACCCTTGACGAGATTATCGACCTTATGATGGACAAAGGCACCACCCTTACACGGGCCGACATTGCGGCAACCCTGCAAGTCTACGGCGAAGTGTGCGCCGCGCTCATCGCCGACGGCTCGGCCGTCAACACCCCGCTTATGAACACCTCTCTAAGCATATCGGGCACCTTTAACGGGGCAGCCGACAGCTTCGACAAAAAACGGCACACCGTGCACTTAAACCTTTCGGCAGGCACCCTGCTTAAAGAAGCCGTAGGTAAAATCAAGTGCGAAAAGGTCGAAGCCGCCGACACCAACCCCTACATTACCGAAGTTACCGACATCGTATCGGGCAAGGTAAACGAAGTACTGACCGCAGGCGGCGTTGTCCAACTGGTAGGTTCCCGGCTCAAGTTTGACCCGAAAGATACGGCTCAAGGCATCTTCTTCGTCCCCGAAACGGGAGAAGCCGTCCGAGCTGCCGTCATCGCCGAAAACAAACCCGCCCGCCTCATGGCAATAATCCCTGCGGACTTGCCGGCAGGCAGCTGGTACATCGAGGTAAGAACGAAGTATGCCAACGCTACAAAACAGCTTAAAACGCTAAAATCAGGCAGATTCGGCAAAGCTCTTACCCGAAGTTCATAG
- a CDS encoding leucine-rich repeat domain-containing protein: MKKHKGKILVLFLAVLLVSVMSCENPFLKKMLVEEEKGKTVPEKPHAPFVEGGASLILSPDKLNIQVKAVTSDGSAVAVEGCTETELTSGAQTVLRAKGTVVILKGKITELYCSENQLTELNVQGLTALKTLSCWGNQLTALNVQGLTALEWLSCWGNQLTALNVQGLTALKKLNCGENQLTALNVQGLTALEWLYCSGNQLTALNVQGLTALEWLSCWGNQLTALNVQGLTALERLYCSGNQLTALNVQGLTALKELNCGENQLTALNVQGLTALEWLYCSGNQLTALNVQGLTALKKLYCGTNQLTELNVQGLTALQELYCGGNQLTELNVQGCTALQGVHCYGNRLTELNVQGLNNLQKLDCYNNQLTELNVQGLTVLKELYCGGNQLTELNVQGLTVLKELYCGGNQLTELNVQGCTALQGVHCYGNRLTALNVQGCTALRTLNCWSNQLNADAFKKLFDDLPARQDSDNANCILYTEHTGITEGNHTDFTAPQDLKDAFDNAKNNKKWKMYKWNGSWPGVEI; this comes from the coding sequence ATGAAAAAACATAAAGGTAAGATTTTAGTTTTATTTTTGGCGGTACTTTTAGTATCGGTTATGTCTTGTGAAAACCCGTTTTTAAAGAAGATGTTGGTTGAAGAAGAAAAGGGAAAAACCGTACCTGAAAAACCGCATGCCCCCTTTGTCGAAGGCGGCGCCTCGCTCATCTTAAGCCCCGACAAGCTCAACATCCAAGTTAAGGCAGTAACCTCGGACGGTTCCGCCGTAGCTGTAGAAGGCTGTACCGAAACGGAGCTTACAAGCGGCGCCCAAACCGTGCTGCGCGCAAAAGGCACTGTTGTTATCCTCAAAGGCAAGATCACTGAGCTGTACTGCAGCGAAAATCAGCTTACCGAGCTTAACGTGCAGGGCTTAACTGCTTTGAAAACGCTGTCCTGCTGGGGCAATCAGCTCACCGCCCTTAACGTGCAGGGCTTAACCGCTTTGGAATGGCTGTCCTGCTGGGGCAATCAGCTGACCGCCCTTAACGTGCAGGGCTTAACCGCTTTGAAAAAGCTGAACTGCGGCGAAAATCAGCTCACCGCCCTTAACGTGCAGGGCTTAACCGCTTTGGAATGGCTGTACTGCAGCGGCAATCAGCTGACCGCCCTTAACGTGCAGGGCTTAACCGCTTTGGAATGGCTGTCCTGCTGGGGCAATCAGCTGACCGCCCTTAACGTGCAGGGCTTAACCGCTTTGGAACGGCTGTACTGCAGCGGCAATCAGCTGACCGCCCTTAACGTGCAGGGCTTAACTGCTTTGAAAGAGCTGAACTGCGGCGAAAATCAGCTCACCGCCCTTAACGTGCAGGGCTTAACCGCTTTGGAATGGCTGTACTGCAGCGGCAATCAGCTGACCGCTCTTAACGTGCAGGGCTTAACCGCTTTGAAAAAGCTGTACTGCGGAACAAATCAGCTCACCGAACTTAACGTGCAGGGCTTAACCGCTTTGCAAGAGCTGTACTGCGGCGGCAATCAGCTTACCGAGCTTAACGTGCAGGGCTGTACCGCTTTGCAAGGGGTGCACTGCTACGGCAACCGGCTCACCGAACTTAACGTGCAGGGCTTAAACAATTTGCAAAAGCTGGACTGCTACAACAATCAGCTTACCGAGCTTAACGTGCAGGGCTTAACCGTTTTGAAAGAGCTGTACTGCGGCGGCAATCAGCTTACCGAGCTTAACGTGCAGGGCTTAACCGTTTTGAAAGAGCTGTACTGCGGCGGCAATCAGCTTACCGAGCTTAACGTGCAGGGCTGTACCGCTTTGCAAGGGGTGCACTGCTACGGCAACCGGCTCACCGCCCTTAATGTACAGGGCTGCACCGCTTTGCGAACGCTGAACTGCTGGAGCAATCAGCTTAATGCAGACGCATTTAAAAAGCTCTTTGACGATTTACCGGCTCGGCAGGATAGTGATAATGCGAATTGTATTCTTTACACCGAACACACCGGCATTACCGAAGGTAATCACACGGACTTTACCGCTCCGCAAGACTTAAAGGATGCCTTTGATAATGCTAAAAATAACAAGAAGTGGAAGATGTATAAATGGAATGGAAGCTGGCCAGGGGTTGAGATTTAA
- a CDS encoding leucine-rich repeat protein encodes MTAVCMLPLVLVSPLIAEETDEIRTLREDAEKGHAWAQYDLGFMYKEGRGVEQSYEKAVYWYNKAAEQGFAEAQNNLGFMYKEGLGVEQSYKSAVYWYRKAAEQKLAEAQFNLGNMYFDGLGLAKNAEKAAEWYLKAAEQGLAKAQNKLGWMYHNGIGVEQNDEKAVYWHRKAAEQGDAEGQFSLGWLYYQGIGLKKDYKKASEWFGKAADQGLTEAQAKLKELEEQLQKNTKPLLIIDKDGTLTGLTDKTKLKGKLVLPAEVKKIGENAFYDCKGLTEIDFSACTNLVDIGRWAFSGCTGLTEVYLPASLTKIGEMAFNRCTGLTKVDFPASLTEIGDNAFSSCTGLTEVYLPASLTQISYHPFIDCSNLHTLIVDPANPVYCSKDNVIYTKDMKKLICAAGGLTQASIPDTVTEIGDYAFFYCTGLTKVHLPESLTEIGEKSFSGCTGLTEFRFPESLTEIGEETFLGCTGLIKVCLPESLTKIGYYAFFRCTGLIEASLPESLTEIDRGAFADCKNLHTLIVDPANPVYCSKDNIIYTKDMDELVCAAGGLTQAFIPDTVTKIGEMAFFGCTGLTKVHLPESLTEIGEWAFSGCTGLSKLDISACKNLTEIGEQAFSGCTGLAEVRLPASLTEIGRWAFNGCTDLSEIRLPATLTKIGEGPFAGCTNLHTLVVDPANPVYCSKDNIIYTKNMNKLICAAGGITQISIPDTVTKIGEMAFDGCTGLTEVRLPASLTEIGEWAFSGCTGLSKLDISACKNLTKIGEWVFEGCTSLTEVSLPASLTFIGSQAFKNISPDAQFTIPTEEVKKLLKDSAEAP; translated from the coding sequence ATGACAGCTGTATGTATGCTGCCGCTGGTATTGGTCAGTCCTCTTATAGCAGAAGAAACTGATGAAATACGGACACTTCGTGAGGATGCTGAAAAAGGTCATGCGTGGGCTCAATACGACCTTGGCTTTATGTATAAGGAAGGCCGGGGTGTAGAGCAAAGTTATGAAAAAGCTGTCTATTGGTATAATAAAGCTGCCGAACAGGGATTTGCCGAGGCACAGAATAATCTCGGTTTTATGTATAAGGAAGGTCTGGGTGTAGAGCAGAGTTATAAGTCAGCCGTTTACTGGTACCGTAAGGCCGCCGAGCAGAAACTTGCTGAGGCACAGTTTAATCTTGGAAATATGTACTTTGACGGCTTGGGCCTTGCAAAAAACGCCGAAAAAGCCGCAGAATGGTACCTTAAAGCAGCGGAACAAGGGCTGGCTAAGGCTCAGAATAAGCTCGGCTGGATGTATCACAATGGTATTGGAGTTGAGCAAAATGATGAAAAAGCCGTCTACTGGCATCGAAAAGCAGCGGAACAGGGGGATGCCGAAGGTCAGTTTAGTCTCGGCTGGCTATACTATCAGGGAATAGGACTAAAAAAAGATTATAAAAAAGCTTCCGAATGGTTTGGCAAGGCTGCGGATCAGGGGCTGACTGAGGCACAAGCAAAGCTTAAGGAATTAGAAGAACAGTTACAGAAAAACACAAAGCCCTTACTAATCATTGATAAAGACGGCACGCTCACCGGACTTACCGATAAAACAAAACTAAAAGGAAAACTTGTGCTTCCTGCAGAGGTTAAAAAAATCGGTGAGAATGCTTTTTACGACTGTAAAGGTTTAACTGAAATCGATTTTTCTGCCTGTACAAATCTTGTCGACATAGGCAGATGGGCTTTTTCAGGCTGTACAGGTTTAACTGAAGTCTACTTACCGGCAAGTCTTACCAAAATTGGCGAAATGGCTTTTAACCGATGTACCGGCTTAACTAAAGTTGACTTCCCTGCAAGCCTTACCGAAATCGGAGACAATGCTTTTTCCAGCTGTACCGGCTTAACTGAAGTCTACTTACCAGCAAGCCTTACCCAAATAAGTTATCATCCTTTTATAGATTGCAGTAATTTACATACACTCATAGTCGATCCTGCGAATCCTGTTTATTGCAGCAAAGATAACGTGATATACACAAAGGATATGAAAAAACTTATATGTGCAGCCGGAGGTCTTACACAAGCTTCTATACCCGATACTGTTACCGAAATCGGAGACTATGCTTTTTTTTACTGTACCGGCTTAACTAAAGTCCACTTACCTGAAAGTCTTACCGAAATTGGTGAAAAGTCTTTTTCGGGATGTACTGGCTTAACTGAATTTCGCTTCCCTGAAAGCCTTACCGAAATCGGTGAAGAGACTTTTTTAGGTTGTACCGGATTGATTAAAGTCTGCTTACCTGAGAGTCTTACTAAAATAGGTTATTATGCTTTTTTCAGATGTACTGGGTTAATTGAAGCCAGTTTACCTGAAAGTCTTACCGAAATTGATAGAGGAGCTTTTGCAGACTGTAAGAATTTACATACGCTGATAGTCGATCCTGCGAATCCGGTTTATTGCAGTAAAGATAATATTATATACACAAAGGATATGGATGAACTTGTATGTGCAGCCGGAGGCCTTACACAAGCTTTCATACCCGATACTGTTACCAAAATCGGCGAAATGGCTTTTTTCGGCTGTACCGGCTTAACTAAAGTCCACTTACCTGAAAGTCTTACCGAAATCGGTGAATGGGCTTTTTCAGGCTGTACCGGTTTATCAAAGTTGGATATTTCCGCTTGTAAAAATCTTACAGAAATCGGTGAACAGGCTTTTTCTGGCTGTACCGGTTTAGCTGAAGTCCGCCTGCCTGCAAGCCTTACCGAAATTGGTAGATGGGCTTTTAACGGCTGTACCGATTTATCTGAAATTCGCCTGCCTGCAACTCTTACCAAAATTGGTGAAGGACCTTTTGCAGGCTGCACTAATTTACATACGCTTGTAGTCGATCCTGCGAATCCTGTTTATTGCAGTAAAGATAATATTATATACACAAAGAATATGAACAAACTTATATGTGCAGCCGGAGGTATTACACAAATTTCCATACCCGATACTGTTACCAAAATCGGCGAAATGGCTTTTGACGGGTGTACAGGCTTAACTGAAGTCCGTCTGCCTGCTAGCCTTACCGAAATCGGTGAATGGGCTTTTTCAGGCTGTACCGGTTTATCAAAGTTGGATATTTCCGCTTGTAAAAATCTTACCAAAATCGGTGAATGGGTTTTTGAAGGCTGTACCAGCTTAACTGAGGTGAGTCTACCCGCAAGTCTTACCTTCATAGGGTCGCAGGCCTTTAAAAATATTTCACCGGATGCACAGTTTACGATACCAACGGAAGAGGTTAAAAAACTGCTTAAAGACAGTGCTGAAGCTCCCTAA
- the bamD gene encoding outer membrane protein assembly factor BamD, whose protein sequence is MRFILVLFLIFILFNSCASTKKSSGENPAEIKKTEDVVPNDSKPEPAQDIENKDAEKIVIEDNHLQDKNSEQDKSSEQNEVKVEADSEKSVSDPKPVSDKPALELIIDTEDEPALPNNKSLDSSSMVESPAPVKKTETKEPPAPAKKAEIKEPPASAKKTDTKTMEPVPADKPAVNTPNTPSKAKSETVQSAEKEKDKLKPADDSNKTIVPDDNSDKNLVNEEKMKEIEPARVFSEFPSTEPDETKEEKTSRSVKLYTGQRLEVVYPGEGWVYLGESSAQKGIKYQQRKLQNGTSIFHFGALNEGNYILNFSHFDVFSDNFISDSIAVHVEKAKTKLNDTVKAPDYKGSVNIAKLKPAEKKPEKDTSDSSKPMQGVPIQKESSSIKKDTGDLKVYDSPDLLTVTEKPESKTDEKKIKSPSELLDMIRGYISAGNSAEALNSVDSFLKDYSVNLDEALFLRGQAYELNGPNKNVKKALEAYQTLTKAYPESKFWDKADARIRYIKKFYIDIK, encoded by the coding sequence ATGCGTTTTATATTAGTATTATTTTTGATTTTTATCCTTTTTAATTCCTGCGCAAGTACCAAAAAGAGCTCGGGTGAAAATCCGGCAGAAATTAAAAAGACCGAAGATGTTGTGCCGAATGATTCTAAACCCGAACCCGCTCAGGATATAGAAAACAAGGATGCGGAAAAGATTGTAATTGAAGATAATCATTTACAGGATAAGAATTCCGAGCAGGACAAAAGCTCTGAACAAAACGAAGTGAAGGTTGAGGCTGATTCGGAAAAATCGGTTTCCGATCCTAAACCTGTCAGCGATAAACCCGCATTGGAGCTTATAATTGATACTGAAGATGAACCGGCATTACCGAATAACAAAAGCCTTGATTCGTCTTCGATGGTAGAATCTCCTGCTCCGGTAAAAAAAACTGAGACTAAAGAGCCTCCTGCTCCTGCAAAAAAAGCCGAGATTAAAGAGCCTCCCGCTTCTGCGAAAAAAACTGATACTAAGACCATGGAGCCGGTCCCTGCCGATAAGCCGGCCGTAAACACACCAAATACTCCTTCTAAAGCTAAATCGGAAACTGTACAATCGGCTGAGAAAGAGAAAGATAAATTGAAGCCGGCCGATGATTCGAATAAAACTATTGTGCCTGACGATAATTCGGATAAGAATCTTGTAAATGAAGAAAAAATGAAAGAGATTGAGCCTGCCCGTGTTTTTTCGGAATTTCCAAGTACCGAACCTGATGAGACAAAAGAAGAAAAAACCTCCCGTTCGGTAAAACTCTATACAGGGCAGAGACTTGAAGTTGTATATCCGGGAGAAGGTTGGGTATACTTAGGTGAATCCTCTGCACAAAAAGGTATAAAATATCAACAAAGAAAACTTCAAAACGGCACTTCTATATTCCACTTTGGAGCTTTAAACGAAGGCAACTATATTCTTAACTTTTCGCATTTTGATGTTTTTTCGGATAATTTTATTTCGGATTCTATCGCCGTTCATGTAGAAAAAGCAAAGACAAAGCTGAATGATACTGTTAAAGCTCCTGATTATAAAGGAAGCGTAAATATTGCAAAACTAAAACCGGCTGAAAAGAAACCTGAAAAAGATACTTCGGATTCTTCCAAACCCATGCAAGGGGTTCCGATACAAAAAGAATCTTCTTCAATAAAAAAAGATACAGGCGATTTAAAGGTTTATGATTCTCCCGATCTTTTGACCGTAACCGAAAAGCCGGAATCTAAAACAGATGAGAAAAAAATTAAATCCCCTTCCGAGTTGTTGGACATGATAAGAGGCTATATTTCTGCGGGAAATTCGGCAGAAGCCTTAAATTCGGTGGATTCCTTTTTAAAAGATTATTCGGTAAATTTGGATGAAGCCTTGTTTTTACGCGGTCAGGCTTATGAACTAAACGGACCGAATAAAAACGTAAAAAAAGCCCTGGAGGCCTATCAAACCCTAACCAAAGCCTATCCTGAAAGTAAGTTTTGGGATAAGGCGGATGCAAGGATAAGGTATATAAAAAAATTCTATATCGATATAAAGTAA
- a CDS encoding AAA family ATPase, with translation MFLKSLEIFGFKSFPDRVKIEFADGITALLGPNGCGKSNVVDAVKWVLGEQSSRTLRADKMEDVIFNGTEKRNQLNVAEVTLMISNEKGLLNLELSEIAIKRRLYRSGESEYFINNQPAKLREIRELFWDTGVGKAAYSVMEQGKIDQILSSKPEERRYLFEEAAGITKFKVKRQDAERKLEKTQENMKQIEAALAEVRRSYDTLKVQSEQTIKYRELKEAVFEHERDIQLLRLKSFVDGLAAKKQSLQDASEKRNSIQEQIDGIHGILSENMDIVNEMEEKFNAYRTKVLNLAIEQKGKQEQVQIYNKRRSELKLKLNQLEAKTSSTKENIENLEDDISEKNADVFEFKKQVTAIEKNAEEFEKNIDLASHKITSNKEEIKRLEDDIRRFDDMRADMELELKSITEDIVTELDKNLRSAGYSSTNRLEAEKELDETLNRLKVLITGRKELFSDFASIDNHSEADVKKFADNAVQSFSSLLTISNEIQNSLEKYKKSSAGFIDEFLAPEGIITKKRSVDTAILENRQSIENNRNKIAALIEENNELSIKINDYRKTLEDLRVNRARVDAQAKNAEDQVKLLERQLSSEQKILHDLENEFFAEEKQLKQTEEDISELEGEINSLEYEGRKISAELEKLENEISVKNSDLASKRGKIDKLTAELSKANSLLEKFHLDLAGIEADIRNTKENFREKHSRELMEFEERMFTLTASVSELRDSLSVIKQKLDSLGRVNFMAPEEFENVKERYEFLNKQISDLDKARADLQRITDEITAESTELFLETYNKIKKNFHNMFRRLFGGGRAEIRLTDPKNVLESGIEIFAQPPGKKLENISLLSGGEKSMTAVALLFATYMVKPSPFCLLDEIDAALDEQNVTRFVTTLREFANVSQYIVITHNKKTVLGANAMLGVTMEESGVSKVIAIRLDNETELQAKTVDLVDEPFVEEEVEPEEGVYIPPHPPKRIKTINEGESSENNDKLQD, from the coding sequence ATGTTTCTTAAAAGTCTTGAAATTTTCGGATTTAAGTCCTTTCCCGATAGAGTAAAAATTGAATTTGCAGATGGTATAACCGCCCTTTTAGGCCCTAACGGATGCGGAAAAAGTAATGTAGTAGATGCCGTAAAATGGGTACTCGGAGAACAATCTTCCCGTACCTTAAGAGCCGATAAAATGGAAGACGTTATATTTAACGGTACCGAAAAACGTAATCAGCTCAATGTTGCGGAAGTAACCTTGATGATAAGCAATGAAAAGGGCCTTTTGAATTTGGAATTAAGCGAAATAGCCATAAAAAGACGGCTTTATAGATCCGGTGAAAGTGAATATTTTATCAATAATCAGCCGGCAAAACTTCGCGAGATTCGAGAGCTTTTTTGGGATACGGGAGTAGGGAAGGCGGCTTATTCCGTTATGGAGCAGGGAAAAATCGACCAAATTCTTTCGAGTAAACCTGAAGAAAGGCGGTATCTTTTTGAGGAGGCGGCCGGTATAACCAAATTTAAGGTAAAGAGGCAGGATGCTGAGCGAAAACTCGAAAAAACCCAAGAAAACATGAAACAGATTGAAGCTGCTTTAGCCGAAGTCCGCAGATCCTATGATACCTTAAAAGTCCAATCCGAGCAGACGATTAAGTACCGTGAACTTAAAGAAGCCGTTTTTGAACACGAAAGAGATATTCAGCTTTTACGTTTAAAAAGTTTTGTAGACGGTCTTGCCGCAAAAAAACAAAGTTTACAAGATGCATCCGAAAAAAGAAACTCCATACAGGAACAAATTGACGGTATTCACGGAATCCTTTCGGAAAATATGGATATTGTAAACGAAATGGAAGAAAAGTTTAATGCTTACCGTACCAAAGTACTAAATCTGGCCATCGAACAAAAGGGTAAGCAGGAGCAAGTCCAAATTTACAATAAACGCCGTTCCGAACTTAAACTAAAGTTAAATCAGCTTGAAGCAAAGACTTCTTCGACAAAGGAAAATATTGAAAACCTTGAAGACGATATTTCCGAAAAAAATGCGGATGTTTTCGAATTTAAAAAACAGGTTACCGCAATCGAAAAAAATGCCGAAGAATTTGAAAAAAACATAGATTTGGCAAGCCATAAGATTACTTCAAATAAGGAAGAAATAAAAAGGCTTGAAGACGATATAAGACGGTTTGACGATATGAGGGCGGATATGGAACTTGAGTTAAAATCCATAACCGAAGATATCGTTACCGAACTTGATAAAAATTTAAGATCTGCAGGTTATTCTTCTACAAACAGATTGGAGGCCGAAAAAGAACTGGATGAGACTTTAAACCGATTAAAAGTTTTGATTACGGGAAGAAAAGAATTGTTTTCGGACTTCGCTTCGATAGATAATCATTCGGAGGCCGATGTTAAAAAATTTGCAGACAATGCAGTTCAAAGTTTTTCATCGCTTTTAACCATAAGCAATGAAATTCAAAATTCACTTGAAAAATATAAAAAATCTTCGGCCGGTTTTATAGACGAATTTTTAGCTCCCGAAGGTATTATTACCAAAAAAAGATCCGTCGATACCGCTATTTTGGAAAATAGGCAATCTATCGAAAATAACCGTAATAAAATTGCGGCACTGATAGAAGAAAATAACGAACTTTCCATTAAGATAAATGATTACCGCAAAACTCTTGAAGATTTGCGTGTAAACAGAGCCAGAGTGGATGCTCAGGCAAAAAACGCCGAAGATCAGGTTAAACTTTTGGAGCGTCAGCTTTCTTCCGAACAAAAAATTCTACACGATCTTGAAAACGAATTTTTTGCCGAAGAAAAACAGCTAAAACAAACGGAAGAAGATATTTCTGAGCTTGAAGGCGAGATAAATTCTTTGGAATACGAAGGAAGAAAAATAAGTGCCGAACTTGAAAAACTTGAAAACGAAATTTCGGTAAAAAACTCAGACCTTGCAAGTAAGAGAGGAAAAATCGATAAACTTACTGCCGAGCTTTCAAAGGCAAATTCTCTTTTGGAAAAATTCCACTTGGACCTTGCCGGGATTGAAGCCGATATCCGTAATACAAAGGAAAATTTCAGGGAAAAACATTCCAGAGAGCTCATGGAATTTGAAGAGAGAATGTTTACTCTCACTGCGTCGGTAAGTGAACTAAGAGACAGCCTTTCAGTAATTAAGCAAAAACTTGATTCTTTGGGCAGGGTTAACTTTATGGCGCCTGAAGAATTTGAGAATGTTAAAGAGCGTTACGAATTCTTAAATAAGCAGATAAGTGATCTTGATAAGGCCCGCGCAGATTTGCAGAGAATTACCGATGAAATTACAGCTGAATCTACTGAACTATTCTTGGAAACTTACAATAAAATTAAAAAGAATTTTCATAATATGTTTAGACGGCTTTTCGGCGGAGGAAGGGCCGAAATACGCTTAACTGATCCGAAAAATGTGCTTGAATCGGGAATAGAAATTTTTGCTCAGCCGCCGGGTAAAAAGCTTGAAAATATAAGCCTTCTATCGGGCGGTGAAAAGTCCATGACAGCCGTAGCCCTTTTATTTGCAACCTATATGGTAAAGCCGTCTCCGTTCTGTCTTCTCGATGAAATTGATGCAGCTCTTGACGAGCAAAACGTTACCCGTTTTGTTACAACACTCCGTGAGTTTGCAAATGTTAGTCAGTACATTGTCATTACACACAACAAAAAAACGGTTTTAGGTGCAAATGCCATGCTGGGCGTTACCATGGAAGAATCGGGCGTTTCAAAGGTTATAGCCATAAGGCTTGATAACGAAACGGAGCTTCAGGCAAAGACGGTAGATTTGGTTGATGAGCCCTTCGTCGAAGAAGAAGTTGAACCGGAGGAAGGAGTTTATATTCCGCCCCATCCTCCTAAAAGGATAAAAACGATAAATGAGGGGGAGAGTTCCGAAAACAATGACAAACTTCAAGACTAA
- a CDS encoding helix-turn-helix domain-containing protein, giving the protein MKVLIFDRKIETLAFLCEHLENHGIITVAAENGSKFMCNYLDKRLDAIIAAKQELTHYGLNSIELLKKISKDITVCTYAHSAYHHIKNINIISSSHTPKNIKANEKILEIILSKCKKRADLNKDYIYSLPKKSGILLKHLIINKKNGLSDADIRIIFWGDEKLSRQNSIYNHVYNLKKSLKKSFNNRYTILKTNKRYRLIRLKKEA; this is encoded by the coding sequence ATGAAAGTATTGATTTTTGACAGAAAAATAGAAACACTAGCCTTTTTGTGTGAACACTTGGAAAATCATGGAATTATAACGGTTGCCGCAGAAAACGGCAGTAAATTCATGTGTAATTATCTGGACAAAAGACTTGATGCCATCATAGCAGCAAAACAAGAACTAACCCACTACGGCCTAAACAGTATCGAATTACTCAAAAAAATATCCAAAGATATTACGGTTTGCACTTATGCTCATTCAGCTTATCACCACATAAAAAACATAAACATAATAAGTTCGTCTCATACGCCTAAAAATATAAAAGCAAACGAAAAAATACTCGAAATTATCCTTTCAAAGTGCAAAAAAAGAGCTGATCTTAATAAAGACTATATTTACAGTTTACCTAAAAAATCGGGGATATTATTAAAACATCTGATAATAAACAAAAAAAACGGGTTAAGCGATGCAGATATAAGAATCATATTTTGGGGAGATGAAAAATTGTCAAGACAAAACAGCATCTATAACCATGTTTATAATTTAAAAAAATCCCTAAAAAAAAGTTTTAACAATCGATACACTATTTTAAAAACAAATAAGCGCTACAGGTTAATAAGGCTAAAAAAAGAGGCTTAA
- a CDS encoding response regulator: MISKQDFPNINERAPEGKKPDGTPYKILVVDDSIFVTKQIGQILNSEGYEVIATAVDGFEGVEKYKQLCPNVDLVTMDITMPKMDGLTALEQIMAFDKNAKIVMISALGKEELVKKALLLGAKNYIVKPLDRKKVLERVAGVLGIS; this comes from the coding sequence ATGATATCAAAACAGGACTTTCCCAATATTAACGAGAGGGCACCTGAAGGAAAAAAACCGGATGGAACACCTTATAAGATTTTGGTTGTTGATGATTCTATATTTGTTACAAAGCAGATCGGGCAGATATTGAATAGTGAAGGCTATGAAGTTATTGCTACGGCTGTAGACGGATTTGAGGGCGTTGAAAAATATAAGCAATTATGTCCTAATGTTGACCTTGTAACAATGGATATTACAATGCCTAAAATGGACGGTTTAACTGCTTTAGAGCAGATTATGGCATTCGATAAAAATGCCAAGATAGTTATGATAAGTGCTTTAGGTAAGGAAGAACTTGTAAAAAAAGCTCTTTTACTCGGAGCAAAGAACTATATCGTAAAACCGCTTGACCGCAAAAAGGTTTTGGAGCGTGTTGCAGGCGTTTTAGGTATTTCCTAA
- a CDS encoding chemotaxis protein CheX, with amino-acid sequence MRVEYINPFSEAAYNILSQVLGDDIKRGDLYLKSTCMPVMGVAAIVGLAGDVEGRVIFDMTLETALKIASAMNNEELAEFDELARATITELANLITAQAVTKLHDLGFKFDLTPPALFTGDNMKISNNDIEALIVPMTAPQGKVEINVAIRDRV; translated from the coding sequence ATGCGCGTAGAGTATATTAATCCGTTTAGCGAAGCTGCGTACAATATCTTGTCACAAGTTTTAGGTGATGATATAAAACGCGGTGATTTGTACCTAAAATCGACATGTATGCCGGTTATGGGTGTAGCTGCCATTGTCGGTCTTGCAGGAGATGTAGAAGGCCGTGTCATATTTGATATGACTTTAGAAACTGCGTTGAAAATTGCTTCTGCAATGAATAACGAAGAGTTGGCAGAATTTGATGAGCTTGCCCGTGCAACAATTACTGAGTTGGCTAATCTTATCACGGCACAGGCTGTAACAAAGCTTCATGATCTCGGCTTTAAGTTTGACTTAACTCCGCCGGCTTTGTTTACAGGCGATAACATGAAGATATCCAATAACGATATTGAAGCCCTAATTGTTCCGATGACTGCTCCTCAAGGTAAAGTAGAAATCAACGTTGCAATTCGTGATCGAGTATAA